In Sphaerodactylus townsendi isolate TG3544 linkage group LG13, MPM_Stown_v2.3, whole genome shotgun sequence, one DNA window encodes the following:
- the GLA gene encoding alpha-galactosidase A produces the protein MAVGGSRRGDRSRAGLLVLIVAVLQAACPAEALENGLARTPPMGWLHWERFLCQIDCSHDPRQCISEKLFMQMADLMVSEGWRDVGYQYLCIDDCWMAPSRDEQGRLQPDPKRFPSGIAKLADYVHSKGLKLGIYADVGNKTCAGFPGSYGYYELDAQTFASWGVDLLKFDGCNCNTLELLAEGYKTMSRALNKTGRSIVYSCEWPLYQRILQKPNYTEIKQYCNYWRNFADIYDAWNSVKNVLDWTSHNQEDITDVAGPGGWNDPDMLVIGNFGLSWDQQITQMALWAMMAAPLLMSNDLRHISSASKALLQNKEVIAINQDSLGKQGYQITEEDGFELWERPLSGGAYAIAIVNRQEIGGPQTYKFSLAFLGSGLACNPACSVQQILPTSRNLGLQNWVSFLKVLVNPTGTVLLKTVVI, from the exons ATGGCTGTCGGGGGCAGCCGGCGAGGGGACCGGAGCCGAGCGGGGCTTCTCGTGCTGATCGTGGCGGTGCTGCAGGCGGCGTGTCCGGCTGAGGCGCTGGAAAACGGGCTGGCGCGGACGCCGCCCATGGGGTGGCTGCACTGGGAGCGCTTTCTGTGCCAGATCGACTGCTCTCACGACCCCCGCCAGTGCatcag TGAAAAATTGTTCATGCAGATGGCTGATCTGATGGTGTCCGAAGGCTGGAGAGATGTGGGGTACCAGTACCTATGCATCGACGATTGCTGGATGGCTCCCAGCCGTGACGAGCAGGGCCGGCTGCAGCCGGACCCAAAACGTTTCCCCAGCGGGATCGCCAAATTAGCAGACTAT GTCCACTCCAAAGGGCTGAAGCTGGGCATTTATGCAGATGTTGGGAACAAAACCTGTGCTGGCTTTCCTGGCAGTTATGGTTACTATGAGCTGGACGCCCAAACCTTCGCCAGCTGGGGGGTGGACCTGCTCAAGTTCGACGGCTGTAATTGTAACACGCTGGAGCTACTGGCAGAAG GTTACAAGACCATGTCCCGGGCGTTGAATAAAACTGGCAGAAGCATTGTATATTCCTGTGAGTGGCCGCTGTATcaaaggattttgcaaaag CCCAACTACACCGAGATAAAACAGTACTGTAATTACTGGAGGAATTTTGCTGACATCTATGATGCCTGGAACAGCGTCAAGAATGTTCTCGACTGGACCTCTCATAATCAGGAAGACATCACTGACGTTGCTGGGCCGGGGGGCTGGAACGACCCAGACATG CTGGTGATAGGAAATTTTGGACTGAGTTGGGACCAGCAAATCACACAGATGGCACTCTGGGCCATGATGGCAGCTCCGCTCCTTATGTCCAACGACTTGCGCCACATTAGTTCGGCATCCAAGGCCCTGCTCCAAAACAAGGAAGTGATTGCCATCAACCAGGATTCACTGGGCAAGCAGGGATACCAAATTACCGAG GAGGACGGTTTTGAATTGTGGGAGAGGCCTCTTTCCGGTGGCGCTTATGCCATAGCCATAGTGAACCGTCAGGAGATCGGTGGGCCTCAAACTTACAAGTTTTCTCTCGCGTTCCTCGGAAGTGGGTTGGCCTGTAACCCTGCTTGTTCTGTTCAGCAGATCCTTCCCACCAGCAGAAATCTGGGGCTACAAAACTGGGTATCGTTCTTGAAAGTACTCGTGAACCCAACAGGTACAGTCTTGCTGAAGACTGTGGTGATCTGA
- the PIN4 gene encoding peptidyl-prolyl cis-trans isomerase NIMA-interacting 4, with protein MPPKGKSGGKGGKGGATSGSDAADKKAQGPKGGGSSVKVRHILCEKHSRALEALEKLKAGVRFSEVASQYSEDKARQGGDLGWMSRGSMVGPFQEAAFALPVSSMDKPVYTDPPVKTKFGYHIIMVEGRK; from the exons GTGGAGCAACGTCTGGGAGTGATGCTGCTGATAAGAAAGCCCAAGGCCCCAAGGGGGGTGGCAGTAGTGTGAAG GTGAGGCACATTTTGTGTGAGAAACACAGCAGAGCCTTGGAGGCCCTGGAGAAGCTGAAGGCTGGTGTGCGCTTCAGTGAAGTGGCATCTCAGTACAGTGAGGACAAAGCCAGGCAGGGG GGCGACTTGGGCTGGATGAGCCGAGGTTCCATGGTCGGCCCTTTCCAGGAGGCTGCCTTTGCCTTGCCAGTCAGCAGCATGGACAAACCTGTGTACACGGACCCTCCTGTCAAAACGAAATTTGGCTACCACATCATCATGGTCGAAGGGCGAAAATAA